The Quercus lobata isolate SW786 chromosome 9, ValleyOak3.0 Primary Assembly, whole genome shotgun sequence region GCACTAATCACAAAAGAGTACTACCAATCATATTCATACAACATCAGTTTATTTTGTAGTAAATATAGCACTTTCCTAACATAAAATGTGTTAACAGGAGCACACACCATTGGCCGCTCTCATTGCACTTCTTTCACTGAAAGATTGTACAATTTCAATGGAACCACAAGTCAGGACCCAAGTTTAGATTCTACATATGCGACTCAGTTGAAGCAGAGGTGTCCACAAGGCAGCAAAAATCCTAATTTGGTGGTTCCAATGAACACTGATTGCCCTAGCTTCCGTGATGCAGGCTACTACAAGAATGTTCTAGCTAACCGTGGACTGTTCACATCAGACCAAACACTCATGACAAACGCAGCAACAGCAATCCAAGTGAATCAAAATGCCAGGAACCCCAATCTTTGGAGGAGCAAATTTGCTGCTGCAATGTTGAAGATGAATCAACTTGATGTATTAACGGGTGATGCTGGTGAGATACGTTCAAATTGTAGGGTGAAAAATAGctagagagagaggagagggaaGCTTAGTAATCTTTAAGCTAAAAGCTGGATGCATATTGTGCCTGTAATCAGTATAATCACAAGGCAAGCAATAATTATTCAAGTTTTTGATGCTCTTATTTTGGATTAGTTACTGCCCCGTTGATTACAATCAAGAGAACCGATTGATATTTAGGATTTAGGGGAACCTCTAGAGAGAAGCTACTCCATGGACACCAGCCCAGCTTTCACAAAGCCGCGCCACATACATGACATTTTGCTTGgtgattaccaaaaaaaaaaaagacattttgcTTGGTAGCAAAAAGGCccaattaaaaccaaaacagGCTATACAAGGCTTATAAGTTACAACTCAGTCACCAAGAAAGACATCCCCTATTCAAATCTCCCCAcctcaactattgaattattaaccaaaacactaaaaataaaaagaatggaaaCCAACGAGAATTTAATGTTTAAAGTCTGGACATTCGAGTTATTTTACCAAGCGGCTAAAACCTAGCAAGTATACCAAACCTGTCAAACCATTGCAGTCAAGATAGCATAAACCGCACTACTCCCTACATTTTAGATCTAATTCAGTAACCCAACTGCCCCAGAAAAATATTACGAAAAATAGAGCTCAAATTCGAAAGTCTGATAATCACTTGAGTTTAGTTCTAAGATGTTATGTAAGGAGTCTTTAAACACATCCTTTCAGACATTCTAAGCAATTCTAGCAGACAATTCTTACAAGCTCTTGTAGAAAGAGTGATTTTGTTAAGGAATCCATAACCCAATTAATTGAGTTGCAGCCTTTCAAGCAACAAAAATAACCAGTAATGAAAACCTTAATTACTCAGGAGTAGAATAACTCATCGGGAAGACAACCTCACTGTGACTGAAAACTGTCTGAGACTCTCAAGTCCAACAAAATGAGAAAGGTAACTTAACCACCAGATAGATGTGAGCCAAATAGACTACAATAACTAAATGATGAAATAAGTTtcaaaaatcatcaaaagaaatACTGCAGGATAGACTATGGAGCATATCTAAGTGGTGAGCTCCATGATAGCACTGACAATGTCCCCACTGTGAGTCTTGAGAGCCTTGACAGCTTTGCTCCTTGACACACTTGCCTGTGTCATGACCAAATCAATGTCCCGAGGCTCCACGCCAGTTTCGTccacctcttcctcttcctcatcAGCCTGCACTCCAGCAGCTGAAGGAGAAACGTCTGATTTTGCCATAATAGATCCCATGTCAGGCATCCTGAACTGCTGGGCAGCCTGTGTCTGCAATTGTGAGCTCAagtcctctatctttgcctccCCAAATATGACGTAGGTCTCAGAATGTGGGCTTTTAAAGACATCAGGTTTTGAGATGAAAAACAGTATCTGAATAACAAGAAAACTACGGTGAATTTCCATCCATCATGTAGACAGTTGATTACATCAAACGAGGACAAGATAACAGCTTACATTTTTGGTTCTCTTGATGGTGACCCTGCTAACACCGGTAACAGGTTTCATGCCGAGCTTCAACATTGCCTTGCGACTCTTTTTCTCGCTTCTACTCTGCTTAGAACTCTCATTCCCACCTGCAACTCATTCTCCAATCAAAAAACTTGGACAATATAGAAAATAGTCATATAATTAAACAGCCAAATAAACCCTGGCTTTCAAGCAACTCATGGATAAATATCATAGTTGATTaatgaaaccaaacaaaatcaattcattATCATTTAGGAAGCAGCTGTATCTCGCTGTACCAAACAAtaacaactacaacaatcaaacatTAAGTCTCTTCCATTACTTCAAAAGTCAAATTTTCTACAAtatgttcttaaaaaataacaaagaacaAGAATACTATGCAACCCactcttttatactttctagcaAATGAACAGAATTATCTCACACAAACAATCCTTTCTTTTGCCATTGCTTAAAGTATGACCAactcaacaaaataatttatattctttCCATTTTTACTTTGCTCAGTCCTAGATACCAATAAAAATCCTTCCTTTATTCCTACATTTTCTCAATCAGTACATTTCCACTTAAAATGACTAAAACAAATACCCCAAaatcttcaattaaaaaaagccCCAAACCCCAATTCAAAAGTCCAAACCTTTACCCAATAAACCAAATCCCACTTGCTCAAAAAATAACCCCAACTACACAAAATCACTCATATCAAACAAGTAAATAtcataaaaccctaaaacacgaacaaagaaaaaacccataaaaaaaaacacagtaaataaaaatgaaaaccaaaaaaaaattgacaaaccTTGTGCCCCATCTTCCTTGTCATcctcgtcgtcgtcgtcgtcgtcgtcgtcatcCTCGTCATCCTCGTCCTTCACATCCTCAACAACAACCTCGTCGTTCTGCTAagacatacacatacacaaaactcaaaacccaaaaagcaaaaagacCCAGAAACTGAATGAAGCATAGAGTGAAGAATGGGTTACCTGGGGTTCAAGATTCTTCTGGGGCTCGTCGGTGGTTGGGGTCTGGAGCAAGGTCTCGGCCTCGGCGGCCTCAACAACTGGTCCTGGTGACATGGCTTTGAAGCACTTTTGATTTTTAGGGGTTTGGTTTTTATCTTTTGGTGcttggaagaagaagatgaggaggCGAGAGAAAATTGAGGGACTGAGGTATCAATAGGTGATAACCTTCTTTTGTCTCTGTGAATAATAAGCTGAggcttttgttttgtgtgtgggGACTGCGTGTGAAATAAGATAAGGGTTTTCTCATGAATTGGGCCAACTTTGAGTCCATTTTGAATGTGAGGAGCCCATAAGTAAAGGatccatatataaataaataaataaatacattaatatataatatataaaaataatatattttgtccttaaacttttGTGGAGGTTCATTGTCCTTAAACTTTTGTGGAGGTTCATTTTTtatctacaaaatttatttttttggtaaaatacaGTTAGCAGTCTTGAACTTCAGGTTAACGCTAgtgagatttaaaatttttcaaaactgaCTAACTTAGTCCTTAATCACtataaaaagtaagaaaaatgaGTAATGATTTAAGGTTTAAATTGGATTTATCGGTTTAGGGATCAAGTTTGttagttttgacttttgaaaaGTCTTAACTTAGATGAAATTAGGGCAAAACTTAGAGCTAATAActgtattttacctttttttttacataaacttCGAAAACATTCCACCATATATCTTTCCATCATCTCACCTTAACTTTTTATCTTACgtataagagcattagcattgaggGTGTAAAACCCCCCAagttgctattttagctccTCATATGTCTAAAATCACCAACATCCGGGTTGGTATatccaaaaaattttctcaCCCAGCTACAGTAAGATTGTAAATTTACAACCTACTGTAGTTGAGATGTAAACATAAATATACTTATTTAATTCACTTTCTCTCTAGCTGGTATTGTAGATTTGatggagagagaagaagagaggaaaaaagggaagaaaaagataggaaagaagagagagaaatgagttgtttatattattggatgtgatagtttatattattttaatgagttatatgtaaaaataaaaactgagatATTATGTGAGttataaaataagttgataaaatagataaagtaggttttgaaaatataaaataaactcTTTTTTGCATCTCTAGATACTAGTGCTCTAatgtatcattaaaaaaaaaaatatatatatatatatatatatatatacactaagatcatatatttttatcattagatAAGTAACAAGGaccaatatcattaaaaaaaaatacaaaaaaggaaataacaCGTGGCGCAAAATGATTGATCATACACACTGCTAACTTTACAAATTGACAAAAACACCCCTCTCCATCTAGACTGTCAACTCAGATTGACAAAATACAATCCTTAAATCTCAAATTAAGGCTTAGAGAAAACACCCCAAATACTAAATGAAAACCCCAAATTCatgtgcatttttgtttttgtgtgaacattttgtttttacttcacagaaggaaaaagaaatcatGTGAGAATTCTAACCAGCACCTTTATTCAGTGGCGTAaagtatgcatatatgtatCGTCTTCTAATACAATTTTCCTAGTTTGATCATGAGGCAAGGGTCTGCTTGAAAACTAAGGTAACATAATTGGAAAGTATAGTATACTTGAAAAATCTTTTGTTTGTAAATAATTTAATCGAAATCCaacacataacaaaaaaaaaaacagggacACGacgaggggggggggggggggggggagagagttGTAAGACTATCACTAAGGTTTTGGAGGTTTTCCCTAACTAAGAGATAGTTTTGTGCCTATTTGGATTGGGTACATAGTGGGAGGGGTGTGTTTCAATAAATTTCAAACATCCAATATTGCGTGTGACTAATCATTTGGTGTCATGTGTTGTATCTTTATTTTAAACGAATTGGTCCATGTTAGATTATCTAATACTATAAATATACCATATTGGCATTCCGTTCGAAGGCTTAGAATAAAAGtcaaaataagttgacaaaaggACATAAACTagaatgtttttaaaattttaggaatgagtttttttacaaattggtgatgaaaaacaaatttcaagCAAAGATTATGAGAAGATAACTAAGATGAAGAATACaagttcttttttctctttttatttttttatttatttattaagctTTTAATTTAAGATAGTTATCATCTCAATTTTTCATCTACttctttttcatataaatttaattcGAGGCTAACTAGGGTTGGTCTGGAGTTCAGTATTGACTATTGACACTCTTCTATTATAATTTGGACTTTTGAGTAAGACCAATGAAAgcctttttttggttgaaaagtatatacatatatatatatatatatatatatatatatatatatatatatatatatacacacactagcTTGAAATGGATTTTGTACCCTTCCAAGAGTCCTCTAATTTTTTGCACAAACATTAGGTCATGAATCTGCAAATTTCTCAGTACCTTC contains the following coding sequences:
- the LOC115962280 gene encoding peroxidase 5-like isoform X2; this encodes MTALLEVVMHQYSLTPLQETQQSKILQQMIPVYGGLKSSIEPRLDLKPYAGGFGYEVPAGRRDGRISLVNETFTNLPPPKLNVDQLTQAFAKKGFTQEEMVTLTGAHTIGRSHCTSFTERLYNFNGTTSQDPSLDSTYATQLKQRCPQGSKNPNLVVPMNTDCPSFRDAGYYKNVLANRGLFTSDQTLMTNAATAIQVNQNARNPNLWRSKFAAAMLKMNQLDVLTGDAGEIRSNCRVKNS
- the LOC115960734 gene encoding nascent polypeptide-associated complex subunit alpha-like protein 2; protein product: MSPGPVVEAAEAETLLQTPTTDEPQKNLEPQNDEVVVEDVKDEDDEDDDDDDDDDEDDKEDGAQGGNESSKQSRSEKKSRKAMLKLGMKPVTGVSRVTIKRTKNILFFISKPDVFKSPHSETYVIFGEAKIEDLSSQLQTQAAQQFRMPDMGSIMAKSDVSPSAAGVQADEEEEEVDETGVEPRDIDLVMTQASVSRSKAVKALKTHSGDIVSAIMELTT